The genomic interval CCACCAAAATGTTTGATGACTGTTCTCAGGTAGTAATCCATTAGACCTTCCATGGGGGCGAGGATAATTCTCATGTATGCCGGCCTGTTAGCAAAAAACGGGCATAATACCAAAGTTTAATTAGGCCCATATACTGATCTGGCGCTATTGCAGCGTTTTTGGCTTTTAGGTTACAGTCACAACCGTTTTCTGGGGCAGTTAAGTGCAAATAAAAAACACGATATCAGCAAATAACAGCAGTTGTCCCATATTTGGCAATAAACACTAAAACCAAATCTTACGGTAAGGACATAACTCAATGTCAGATAATATGGTTGATGGCCTGTATCTCATGTTATTGGGTATGGGCACTGTTTTTGTGTTCCTCGGAATTCTCGTAGTGGGGACTACGATCATGTCCCGACTGGTTAAGTCCATGTCTCTACCAGAAGAAATGAAGCCTGTTGCAAGAGCCCAGCCCGCTTCTTCACAGACTGAAATTGCAATGGTCGCTGCCGCGGCTCGTGCGTATCACGACTCTCAATGAGTTGACGAGTTCTATTCCCATCTTTGATCGACTGAAGGCGAAACACCATGTCAACTGCTAAGAATCCCGTCAAAATCACTGATGTTGTCCTCCGGGATGCCCATCAGTCCTTGTTTGCAACCCGGATGCGTATTGATGATATGTTGCCAATTGGAGAGCAGCTTGATGCTATTGGTTACTGGTCATTAGAAACCTGGGGGGGCGCAACATTCGACAGCTGTATCCGTTATCTGGGAGAAGATCCCTGGGAACGCTTACGGGAACTTAAAAAGGTAATGCCAAAAACCAAGCATCAGATGTTGTTGCGTGGGCAAAATCTGCTGGGATATCGTCATTACGCTGATGATGTGGTAGACAAGTTCGTTGAACGCGCTGTTGCTAATGGTATGGATGTGTTTCGTGTGTTCGATGCCATGAATGATCCCCGCAATATGCAACAGGCGTTAGCGGCAGTTAAGAAGCAGGGGGCTCATGCCCAGGCGACCATTTCCTATACAACCAGCCCAGTACACACCGTTGAGTTATGGTTGAAACTAGCGGCTGAACTCGAATCCATGGGAGCCGATTCCCTCTGTATCAAAGACATGTCCGGGATTATGAATCCGTACGAGGCTTATGATCTGGTTAAGTCCATTAAAAAAACGGTTCAGATTCCGATTGCTCTGCATTGTCACGCGACTGCCGGGTTGTCTTCCATGACTATCCTGAAGGCCATAGATGCGGGCATAGATCATGTTGATACTGCCATTTCCTCTATGTCCATGACATATGGGCATTCACCGACTGAATCCATTGTTGCAGCATTGCAGGGAACTGATCGTGATCCGGGGCTGGACATTCATAAGCTCGAAGAAATAGCCGCTTATTTTCGTGAAGTCCGGAAGAAATATAACAAGTTTGAAGGGGCGCTACGTGGCGTCGACTCGCGTATTCTGGTAGCTCAGGTACCCGGAGGCATGCTGACCAACATGGAAAGCCAGCTTAAGGACCAAGGAGCAGCAGATAAGTTTGATCAGGTACTGGAAGAGATTCCCAGAGTTCGCGAGGATCTCGGCTTTATTCCTCTGGTAACGCCCACGTCTCAAATTGTAGGAACTCAGGCGGTGCTGAACGTGCTGACAGGTGAGCGATACAAGTCAATTTCGAAAGAAACTCAGGGTATTTTAAAAGGTGAATACGGTGCTGCTCCTGCACCGTTTAATAAAGCACTGCAGGAAAAAGTATTGAATGGGGCCGAAGCTATTACCTGTCGTCCGGCTGATTTGCTGGCATCAGAAGTGGATACCCTGACCAGAGAACTTGAGGCGCTCGCGAAAGAGAAAAATTTCAAACTTGCTGATGCTGTGGTCGATGATGTGTTGACGTATGCATTGTTCCCTCAGATTGGTTTGAAGTTCCTGCAAAACAGAGGCAATCCAGAGGCTTTTGAACCTGCGCCCAAAGTAGTAACCGAATCGAAAGCGCCAGCCAAGTCGTCTGCTAATACCTATACAGTGACTCTTAATGGTCGATCATATGTTGCAGAAGTGGCTGTTGATGGTGGTGTTACGGTTTCATTGAATGGTCAGAAATATCAATTGGGTGTGAGCGAAGGTGGAGATGTTTCCGCAGCAGCTCCCGTCAGTGCTGGTGCTGCGGGCGGAGAACCGGTCCTGGCACCACTGGCTGGGAATATTTTCAAGATTCTGGTACAGCCCGGTGACGTTGTTGAAGAAGGTCAGGTGCTGTTGATTCTGGAAGCAATGAAAATGGAAACAGAGGTCAGTGCTTCTAAAGCAGGTACTGTCGGGAGCATTGCTATTAAAGAGGGTGATGCGGTCTCTGTCGGTGATACTTTGTTAACAATATAAGGATTACTGACATGGAAAAACTGATGCTGTTGTTAAGTGACTCCGGTCTGGCCAATCTGTCCTGGGGTCAGGGCATGATGATACTGATTGGTGTTCTACTGATCTATCTGGCTATTAAGAAAGGGTTTGAGCCACTGCTGTTGCTGCCGATTGGCATGGGGGCAATTCTGGTTAATATTCCAGAAGCAGGTTTCTACAGCGCTCCGGTATACGATGCTGCCGGTCACCTTCAGTCGGCCGGTGGGTTACAGTACTACATATTTCATGCCGGTATCGAAACAGGGGTGTTTCCTTTACTGATTTTCATGGGTGTTGGTGCGATGACGGACTTTGGTCCAATGCTGGCGAACCCGAAAACGCTCTTTTTGGGGGCTGCTGCACAGTTCGGTATCTTTGCAACTGTTTTCGGTGCCTTGCTCATGAGCGATCTGGACATCGTGCACTACACTTTTGCGCAGGCGGCAGCCATTGGGATTATTGGGGGGGCAGATGGACCCACTTCGATTTATGTGGCCAGCCAGGTTGCACCTGAGTTGCTTGGTGCGATTGCCGTTGCAGCTTATTCGTATATGGCTCTGGTGCCCTTGATTCAGCCACCCATAATGAGGTTGCTGACAACCGAGAGCGAACGCAAAATTGTAATGACACAGCTGCGCCCGGTTTCAAAACGGGAAAAAATCATTTTTCCACTATTGTTGCTGGTTCTGGTGGCGCTATTTTTGCCAGATGCGGCTCCTTTGTTGGGAATGTTCTGTTTTGGCAATCTTATGCGGGAATCCGGTGTAGTTGATCGTCTGAGTGATACCGCGCAAAACTCACTGATAAATATCGTGACTATTTTCCTGGGGTTGGGCGTAGGTTCCAAGCTTAGTGCGGAGGCTTTTTTGAATGCCAAAACACTGGGGATATTGTTGCTAGGCCTTATCGCGTTTTGTATTGGTACGGCGGCGGGCGTGCTGATGGCGAAACTCATGAACAAAGTCAGTAAGACACCAGTCAATCCTCTGATTGGTTCTGCGGGGGTGTCAGCGGTTCCAATGGCTGCAAGGGTGAGTAATAAAGTCGGGCTGGAAGCCAATAATCAGAACTTCCTGTTAATGCATGCAATGGGTCCTAACGTTGCTGGCGTTATTGGGTCTGCTGTTGCAGCAGGTGTCATGCTCAGCTATTTGGGCGGATAATCTTTTCATCCCGATTCACATTTGTTGTGAATCTGTTAACCTCCCTAATGCGACAAAAGAGAGACTAATGTTCTCTCTTTTGTTTCAGAACGTAAAAATCCGTCTAAACTAAAGGCTAATTTCTTCTTCAATTACGGCGGAGCTTTTCTTTGAACGTGCAGGCCCTCTTCGAACAGTTACCTAATCTCAGTCTGGTTTTGCTGGGGTTGATTACCCTTCTGACCGTTTATTTTCATGGCCCGGTATTCTCCATCCATACCGCTCATAATGCACCTTCTATTCTCACCAGTTTGGGGATTTTCGGTACGTTTGTAGGGGTCGCTATCGGTCTGATGGATTTTAATACCGATAACATCCAGGCCTCTGTACCTGCGTTGATCGATGGCCTTAAGACTGCTTTCTGGACCTCTATTGCCGGGATATTCGGTGCATTAACGATTAAATTCCGGTTTGCACTGCACATGATACGTAAAGGAAACCAAGTCAGTCGGAGTGGTGCGACACTGGAAGACGTGGTCAATGAGGTCAGAAATCTAGGGCAAAGTATCAGTGGTGAGGCAGAAGGGTCTCTCGTGTCCATGTGGCGGGTCCAAACGGAGGTTGTTAACGGGCACCTGGAAGCGTTGCAGTCCACGTTGGAAGATTTTGAAGTTCGAATGACCGAGGCGAATACCAAGGCATTGATCAAAGCAATTGATCACGTCATGACCGACTTTAATGCTCAGATCGATCAGCAATATGGTGAGAATTTCCGTCAGCTGAATGAATCTGTTGGCAAGATGCAGGTGTGGCAGGAGCAGAACATGTCAAACCTGCATGAAATTATTGATCGACAGAAAGAAAGTGCCATGTCGATGGTGGATGCCACTCAAGCATTTTCGCAGCTGGTTAATCACAGCCATGTGTTTACTCAGGTCGCCAGGGACATGGAGAGCATGCTGACAGGACTGCACTCCCAAAGCAGTGCTTTGGCAGAGTTCGCCGAACGGCTGTCCGGTGTTATTAATAATGCTCAACAAGGGTTGCCTGATCTGGAAAAACGTATTCTTTCCGTGACTGAGCATCTGCAGGAGTCGATGATGAGTCAGCAGCGGGTGATCAGTGATACCTTGCTTGAGACCAGTCAGCAGATTCGTTCCACGGTTAATCAGGCCAGCCAGGTTCTCAACGATGCTTATTTGCAGTCGCAAAATTCTGTCAATGAAGAACTCAAGGAACTGATTGCGCTGAATCAGCGACAACTTAAAGACCTTGATGCCGCCATGGAGCAGGAGTTAACCAAGGCCCTAAAAACATTCGGCTATCAAATGACCGCATTGAGTGAAAAGTTTGTGAACGACTATACGCCCCTGACTGATCGTCTGAAAGAACTCGTCAGTATGGCTGAGGAGCAGTCATGATCGCGGACGACAATCTGGTAGTAGAGCAAGAGGAGCACTGGGTTTCAGTCAGCGACCTGATGGCGGGCCTTATGATGGTGTTCATGTTGATCGCTGTTGTGTTCATGGTGGAAGTTGAGTTGGAGCGCAAGCGTATCGAAAACGTAGTGGTGCTCTATGATCGTCTTCGAACGCAACTGTATCATGACCTGGTTACCGAGTTTAAAGATGACCTGGATCGGTGGGGAGCGGAGATAGACCCTGACTTGAGTTTTCGTTTTTATAAAGCTGAGCTGCTGTTTGACCGTGGCGAGACAGATTTGAAGCCAGAGTTTTCCGAAATCCTGGCGGACTTTTTCCCTCGCTATATGCGGATCATCATGTCTGACAAATATCGCAATGACATTTCTGAAGTACGTATAGAGGGACATACTTCCAGTATGTGGGCGGGTCGCAGTGCCGATGAGGCGTATATCCTGAATATGGAATTGTCTCAATCGCGTACCCGTTCGACGCTTGCTTACCTGTTGGCACTGGACTCTGTGAAAGATCAGGCGAACTGGTTAAAGGCCCATTTGACTGCCAACGGTCTGTCGTCCTCCAAGCCTGTACTGAGTGCTGATGGTGAAGAAAATGAGGCATTGTCCCGGCGGGTTGAATTCCGTGTCAGAACTGATGCTGATTCAAAAATTGCCGAAATTCTGGATGAGGTTGGCAGTGAAGCTCCCTGATTTTTTGCAGTATGAGCCATTCAATCGACTGCGTGAAAAAATGCAGACTAATGAACTGGGG from Gynuella sunshinyii YC6258 carries:
- a CDS encoding OmpA/MotB family protein, translated to MIADDNLVVEQEEHWVSVSDLMAGLMMVFMLIAVVFMVEVELERKRIENVVVLYDRLRTQLYHDLVTEFKDDLDRWGAEIDPDLSFRFYKAELLFDRGETDLKPEFSEILADFFPRYMRIIMSDKYRNDISEVRIEGHTSSMWAGRSADEAYILNMELSQSRTRSTLAYLLALDSVKDQANWLKAHLTANGLSSSKPVLSADGEENEALSRRVEFRVRTDADSKIAEILDEVGSEAP
- a CDS encoding sodium ion-translocating decarboxylase subunit beta, producing MEKLMLLLSDSGLANLSWGQGMMILIGVLLIYLAIKKGFEPLLLLPIGMGAILVNIPEAGFYSAPVYDAAGHLQSAGGLQYYIFHAGIETGVFPLLIFMGVGAMTDFGPMLANPKTLFLGAAAQFGIFATVFGALLMSDLDIVHYTFAQAAAIGIIGGADGPTSIYVASQVAPELLGAIAVAAYSYMALVPLIQPPIMRLLTTESERKIVMTQLRPVSKREKIIFPLLLLVLVALFLPDAAPLLGMFCFGNLMRESGVVDRLSDTAQNSLINIVTIFLGLGVGSKLSAEAFLNAKTLGILLLGLIAFCIGTAAGVLMAKLMNKVSKTPVNPLIGSAGVSAVPMAARVSNKVGLEANNQNFLLMHAMGPNVAGVIGSAVAAGVMLSYLGG
- the oadA gene encoding sodium-extruding oxaloacetate decarboxylase subunit alpha, with amino-acid sequence MSTAKNPVKITDVVLRDAHQSLFATRMRIDDMLPIGEQLDAIGYWSLETWGGATFDSCIRYLGEDPWERLRELKKVMPKTKHQMLLRGQNLLGYRHYADDVVDKFVERAVANGMDVFRVFDAMNDPRNMQQALAAVKKQGAHAQATISYTTSPVHTVELWLKLAAELESMGADSLCIKDMSGIMNPYEAYDLVKSIKKTVQIPIALHCHATAGLSSMTILKAIDAGIDHVDTAISSMSMTYGHSPTESIVAALQGTDRDPGLDIHKLEEIAAYFREVRKKYNKFEGALRGVDSRILVAQVPGGMLTNMESQLKDQGAADKFDQVLEEIPRVREDLGFIPLVTPTSQIVGTQAVLNVLTGERYKSISKETQGILKGEYGAAPAPFNKALQEKVLNGAEAITCRPADLLASEVDTLTRELEALAKEKNFKLADAVVDDVLTYALFPQIGLKFLQNRGNPEAFEPAPKVVTESKAPAKSSANTYTVTLNGRSYVAEVAVDGGVTVSLNGQKYQLGVSEGGDVSAAAPVSAGAAGGEPVLAPLAGNIFKILVQPGDVVEEGQVLLILEAMKMETEVSASKAGTVGSIAIKEGDAVSVGDTLLTI
- a CDS encoding OadG family protein; this encodes MSDNMVDGLYLMLLGMGTVFVFLGILVVGTTIMSRLVKSMSLPEEMKPVARAQPASSQTEIAMVAAAARAYHDSQ